The Blautia obeum ATCC 29174 region TCTGATTGCAGAAGAACTTGGGTGGGATAAAAAAGAAATCAGAAATCTTAAAAATGCAGCACATCTGCATGATATCGGTAAGATCGGTATTCCGGATAACATTCTGAACAGGCCAACCAGACTGACGGAAGAAGAGTTTCAGGTAATTAAAGAGCATACCGTCATTGGAGCAGAGATACTAAAAAATATTACGTTGATCGATCATGTGAAAGAGGTGGCTCGAAGCCATCATGAAAGATACGATGGTATGGGGTATCCGGATGGATTGAAGGGCGAAGAAATTCCGCTGTATGCAAGAGTTATAGCCATAGCAGACTGTTATGATGCTATGAAGTCAAGGCGGATTTACAGAAATCCGCTTGGAGATGAAGTTATATATAATGAAATATCCAGAAACTGTGGATCACAGTTTGACCCCAAGATCGCAGGAGTCTTTCTGAAAATGTTGAATGAAGGTCGCGTAGTGATCAGAGAAGACGGCAAGCTTGCAGATAAAGAAGATAATCTTCTGAATATGGAAGCAGAAATTGAAAAGTTCATCTCCACTGTAATGATAACAATGAAAACACAGGAAGACAGTGAAGGATTTGATTTTCTGACAGGATTGCCAATGAGAAATCGTGGTGAAAAGCTTGCGGCACAGTTTATGCAGCAGGACAGCGGTTATCTGGTATTTCTTGACATGGATAACCTCAAGAAGATGAATGACCTTTATGGACACAAAGCAGGAGACAGAGCATTGAAATTACTTGGATCTTTCTTGATGGAATATGCACATCATTCCGTTGTCTGCCGCCTGGGTGGGGATGAATTCCTGATGTTTGTGCCGAACGTTTCAAAAGAAAAGATAACAGAGATCGTCACAGAAATCCAGGAAAAATTTGAACAGAGCAAGGAAAAGGATGTAGCGATCCGTTGTGCTTCTGTTTCTGCCGGAATCTGTGAAGTAAATAAAGGAGATCCTTTTGAAGAATGCTATTCAAAGGCAGATAAGGCCCTGTATTATGTGAAACAGAATGGAAAAGGAAGCTTTTTCTTCTATCAACAGATGGAAGGGGAAAAGATTGTTGGCTATGGAACAGGAAAAGATCTGACACTGGTTTCCAAAGCACTGAGCGCCAGCGGCGATTATTCCGGGGCACTTGAGCTGGATTATCGTGAATTCGCCAAGATATATGAATATATGAATAGTATGGAAAAAAGATACAAATGTCATTGTTATCTGGTGATGGTAACGCTGGAAACGGAAGCGGATTCTGTATTAAATATCGAAGACATAGAATATGCACTGGAATGTATGGAGCAGGCAATACGACAAAAAATACGAAAGGTTGATGTGTGCACGCGTTACAGTTCCATGCAGTATCTGATCATTCTGTTTGAACCAGATGAAAAAACAATTCCAAATATCATGGAACGTATTTTCAGTCAATATCGTGAGCAGTGCGGAAAGAAAAAACTGCTTCTTAATTATGAATATATGTCAATGACGGAAAAATAATACAGAGGCTGAATTGTTGGAACATTACGGAGTAATTTCCTATAAAGTAAAGTAAAAAGCGCGGTCGTAATAAATGCGACTGCGCTTTTTGAGGTTAAAGAATGATTTTAATTAATGGCATATTCTGATTAAAGAACATCTTCTCTGCGGATATATCCAGGATGTCCTTCTTCTGCGATGATCTCATTGCCGTGGATGACCTTGGCCCATTTATCCATTACCTGATTTTCAAGATGAGCATTCTCGCCGACAACAGTATGAGACAATACAATGCTGTTTTTAATGACAGCACCGGCTTTGATCTGGCATCCACGTCCGATAACGGAATTTTCGACTGTTCCTTCGATCAGACAGCCATTGGAGATAACAGAATTCTTGACAGATGCACCTTCCAGATACTGGGTCGGGCAGGAATCGTTGGTTTTGGTATAAATTGGCCATTCCGGATTGAACAGTCCTTCTGCAGTTTTGATGTCGATCAGAGAGATATTTGCGTTGTAATAACTGTTAAAGTCAGTAATGGATGCAAAATATCCTCTGTGTGAAACACCGCGGATATCGAGATCCGCAGAAGATTCATTGACAATCTGAGGCAGAGTGTACATCGAAGAAATTTTCCGGGCTTTTTTGATCAGTTCAATGAAAAGCTCTTTACTCATAACATATGTATCCATGAAGATGTTGCGTTTCTGGGCACTTCCACGGTTTTTTTCGATGGATTCAACACCTTTCTGTTTGTTCAGATTCAGAATATCACAGTTCAGGAATTTTTCTCTTGCATTGTCCACAGAATGATACAGGAGTGTGATATCAGCACCGGAATCAATATGTGTCTGAAGAAGTTCCCTGTAATCTTCTGCATATACCATGTAAGATGGCGCGATGATCACATATGGCTCATGCATTCTTTCAATGAATTCAATATTTTCATAAAATGATGCGATATCTGTATTGTATACATCATTTTCGGAACTGTTCTGAGCGAACATAAGCTGCAGCTTGCCACGTTTGGAGTTGATGTTGTAATGACGTCCGGTTCCGAGATGTTCTGCCAGAGAACGTGGCTTGGTTCTTACATATACCTGGATGCGGTCGATACCGCTGTTGCTCATATTTGAAATAGGAAAGTCAATGACACGATATCTTCCAAGGAAGGAAAAAGCACCGATTGGACGATACTGCTGAAGTCCTTCTACTTTGATATGGGTTCCGGAAGATGTGACAATTCCAAATGCTCTTGCCATATTATTCTACCCCCTTTACACGTTTGGACACGAGTTCGATATTTTCACTGTCTGCACTGCCTACAACAGCATCCTGGCCAATCTTGACATTATCAGCAACAAGTGCACGCTGAACAACTGCGCCGGCGGCAACTTCTACGCCTGGCATCAGTACACTGTCAATGATCTTGGCACCCTCGCCGACTTTGCATCCGGTGAACAGTACAGAATGCTTAACTTCACCTTCGACAACACAGCCCTGTGTGATAAATGCTTTGTCGATTTTGGCATTTGGTCCTATGTACTGAGGAAGAGCAGGTGTGTCTTCTGTGTAGATCTTCCATGTTGGATCGTTCAGATTCAGCTCATTTCTGGAATCAATGAGGTCCATATTTGCTTCCCAGAGAGAGTCGATGGTTCCGACATCTTTCCAGTAACCTTTGAATTTATATGCGGCAAGTGTTTTATTGTCGTTAAGGAGACACGGGATAACATCCTTACCAAAGTCATGGTGGGAATCAGGATTCTTCATATCTGCAAGAAGGATCTTGCGGAGAAGCTTCCAGTTGAAAATATAAATACCCATAGAAGCAAGGTTGCTCTTCGGATGCTCTGGTTTTTCTTCGAATTCAACGATGCGGCCGTTGCCATCTGTGTTCATGATACCGAAACGGCTTGCTTCTTTCATCGGTACTTCAATGACTGCGATCGTTGCATCGGCATTCATTTCCTTATGGTAATCCAGCATTTTGTCGTAATTCATTTTATAAATATGGTCGCCGGAAAGAACTAAAAGATATTCCGGAGAATATTTATCGATAAAATCGATATTCTGAGAAATCGCGTCAGCAGTACCTCTGTAAACGTCAAGATCTGCATCAGCTTTTTCACGTGGTGGAAGAACAAAGACTCCACTTTCTCTGGCATCAAGTCCCCAGCGTCCGCCAGCTGCTACATAACTATTCAGAAGAACGGATTCGTACTGAGTCAGTACTCCGACAATGTCCACTCCGCTGTTAGCGCAGTTGCTGAGCGGGAAATCAACAATGCGGTATTTTCCGCCATATGAAACTGCCGGCTTGGCTACTTTGTTGGTGAGTTCATGAAGACGGCTTCCACGTCCGCCAGCCAGGATCATCGCTAACATGTTGTTTTGTTTCATAGTGAACCCTCACTTTCCTTTTAGATTGCTTATATGAATCTATTATACATTTTTTACAAAAACATTTCTACATTTTTGAGCAAAAAAGTGTGGCTTGATTGATATTTTTTTTTGATGATTGTTAAGTGTGTATTAAATTGATGGAAAAATTTCGACAAAAACATAAAAAAGTAACAAAAACAGAGGAGCGGACGAGAAATGCTGTATACAAGGCTGGAAAGGAGCCGACAATCACTGGACGAAAAGTATGTTTTACGTTATAATAACAAGGTTAAAGGGAAAAATAAAAGTGCTATTTGACGGATGAGAGGGATATAGTGAACAGACGAGAGGATTTTAAACGTTTTATAGTATTTTGTCTGGCAAGTCTTGTTGTGATCGCACAGACAGCTGTTTTTGCATATATCTGGTATGACTATTACAGAGGACTTATTTTTGAACCGTTCTGGAGAAAAGGTAACTGGGTCCTGATTGCAATCTACGGATTGATCAATGTTTTGTTTTCCAGACTTTATGGAGGTCTGAAAGTAGGATATCTGAAACGCATAGATGTATTTTATTCTCTGACGCTGGCTACGATCTGTACAAATATCGTGACATATTTTCAGATCACGTTGATCAACCGATGGTTCCTGAGACCATGGCCAATGATAGAGATGACACTGATTCAGTTTGTGATCATCCTTGTATGGATATGGGGTTCCAGATATATTTATTCAAAATTATATCAGGCAAGGAAACTTCTGGTGATTTATGGAGACCGTGATCCTGGTGATCTGATCAGTAAAATGAATTCCAGACGTGATAAATATGATATCAGCGGAAAAGTTCATATCAGTGTGGGTGAGAAAGAAATTTACCGGATGATGAAGGAATATGACGGAGTGATCATATGGGATCTTCCGGCAAATATCCGTAACCGTTATCTGAAACATTGTTTTGCACATTCTATCCGGTGCTATCTCAGTCCGAAGATTTCTGATGTGATCCTGATGGGAAGCGAACGCATTCATTTGTTTGACACACCGCTTCTTGTTGCGAAGAACATGGGACTTTCTATTGAGCAGCGTGCAGCAAAACGGCTGTTGGATATTATTGTTTCGGGTATTGGAATCATAGTTGCATCTCCACTGATGCTGATCATTGCATTGTGTGTGAAGTTTTATGACAGAGGTCCGGTCTTATATCGACAGGAAAGACTTACGGAGGGCGGAAGACCATTTAAGATCTGTAAGTTCCGTAGTATGTGCGTGGATTCCGAGAAGAACGGTGCAAGACTTGCATCCAAACATGACAGCAGGATCACCCCGGTAGGAAGAGTACTCCGCAATCTGCATCTGGATGAACTGCCTCAGTTATTTAATGTATTTATGGGGGATATGTCTCTGGTTGGACCGAGACCGGAAAGACAGACGCTTGTCCGCGAATACTGCAAGGAAATTCCAGAGTTTTATTATCGCCTGAAGGTTAAGGCAGGACTTACCGGTTATGCGCAGGTATATGGTAAATACAACACCACACCTTATGATAAACTGAAGCTGGACCTGTTCTATATTGAGAATTACTCTTTTGTACTTGACCTGAAACTGCTTATGATGACAGTGAAGATATTCTTCCAGAAAGAAGTTTCTGAAGGAGTAAATGATAATCAGACAAATGCACTGAAGGATTCAGTGGATCCGGTAAAAGAACTTTCTGAGAAAGAACCGGTGGATCCGGAAGAAAAAGAATAAGCCACGGGGGTTTACCCCGTGACTTTTTTTCAGCTTTTTTCCATAAAAGCTACATATTCATCAAGGACTTCGTCCGGATCACCGATTCGCTTGATCTGTCCTTCGTGCATCCACATAACAGTATCGCAAAGCTGTTTCAGAGTTTCGATACTATGGGAGACGATAACTACGGTACGATCTTTGTTGGAGATCAGGCTCTTCATCTTTTCATAACTCTTCTTTTTGAATTTCTGGTCGCCGACACTCAATACTTCGTCGATCAGCATAATGTCTGTTTCAAGAATAGCTGTGATGGAAAAAGCCAGTTTGGAATACATACCGCTGGAATAAGTTCTGACTGGCATATCAATGAACTCGCCGATTTCAGCAAAATCAATGATTTCCTGTTCTTTGGCTTTGACCTGTTCTTCAGTAAAACCAAGAAGCATACCGGAAAGAGTGATATTTTCACGGCCGGTCATCTCACGGATGAAACCGACACCGATGGACAGGAGTGAAATACTGTGTCCGTTCAGGTCAATAGAACCACTGTCCGGAGAAAAGATACCAGCCAGTGCGTTCAGTGTGGTGGATTTTCCACTTCCGTTCTTACCGATGATACCAAGGATCTCGCCTTCGCGAACGTAGAAGGAAATTCCTTTTACTGCAACAAAACGGTCAGGTTTCTGACGTTTCAGATGAAGCAGAGTTTTCTTAATAGAAGTTTTTTTCAGATTCTGGTAGCTGATAACCAGATCTTTGACTTCGATTGCATGCTTTTCTTCCATATTAAATCACCTTTACATAGCTGTTTTCGCTCTTATAGATTTTGCGGATACCAAGGGCACAGAGTACCAGCCCGATCAGGAACCACAGAAGCAGAAGCTTACGATGAGGTGCCTGTCCGTAGATTACGCACTGACGCATGGATGTGATCAGAAATGCGATCGGGTTTCCCTTGCCGATGTAGTTGTTGTATGGTGCCGGCAGACGACTCATGATGTTCCAGAATACACCGGTCAGGTAGAATACAAGGCGAAGTGCGATACGCAGAACATTGCCAAGGTCTTCTACAAATACACCATAATGAAGCAGAAAACAACTGATACCAAAAACTACAGTAACCAGTGTGATCAGAATTGGAATCACATACAGGATATTCAGAGTCAGCGGAACGCGCCATATAGCAAGCATAGCAACGATGATCAGCAGAGAAATGCACATCTTGAAGCCGTTGACACATATTCTGATAACCAGAAGGATGAATTTTGGTATATATACTTTGGATACGATTGGTTTGTTGTTCTTGATGATCTTGACACTCTGCAACAGACACTTGTTAAAAAAGTCCCAGAGAGTGATGCCGACAAAAACGAAGATCGCAAAGTACTGTTCTTTAGACTTAAATACATATCCGAACATGAATACATAGATCAACATGAAGCACAGAGGATCCAGTACCCACCAGAGCCAGTTCAGATAGGAATTGGCTACTTCAGCTTTCAACTGGGCTTTAGAAGAGTAAATGGCATACTTCCAGTACTTCTTCATGTCATCCCTAAATCGTTTAAACATAAAATCCGCTCCTATATTTTCTTTATTAAATTATAGAACCCCCAGTAATCTGAGGGCTGTGACCTTACTTATCATACACTACCAAAGGTTTGTTGACAAGAGAAATCTATTGTTCTTTCTTTATTATTTTGCAAGAAAGCTTGTATTTTGCAGGAAAAAGCTTGACTTATATAGTATGGTTGTGCTAAACTAGACGAGCGACATGGAAGTTAGGTCTTTTTTTTATGCCCGAAAAAGGCAAAAAGGCCCACGCAAATGAAAACACTGGAGGTGGAAGTTGTGCGCGTTAAGATTACATTGGCATGTACGGAGTGCAAGCAGCGTAACTACAATATGACCAAGGAGAAAAAGAATCATCCTGAGCGTCTTGAAACAAAGAAATATTGTAAGTTCTGCCGTACCCATACTCTGCACAAGGAAACAAAATAATCACAAACGATTGTGAGGTTAGACTATGCAAGAGAAAGAAAAATCTGCTGGCAAAGGTCAGAAGAGAAATTGGTTTCAGGGACTTCAATCGGAATTCAAAAAGATTGTCTGGGTTGACAAGGCTACACTTGTAAAACAGACTATAGCAGTTACAATTATTACAGTTGTACTTGCTGTGATCATCAGTGTATTTGACTCAGCTATTCTGGAAGGAATAAATCTTTTAGTGAAATAAGGATAACGGTGATTGTATGTCAGAAGCGAAATGGTATGTTGTTCATACTTATTCAGGGTATGAAAACAAAGTAAAAGC contains the following coding sequences:
- a CDS encoding HD domain-containing phosphohydrolase, with product MTILTRLPEDYHENTLAIRSSLQSVRFYVDGELRMEYDTSGTRLVGKNSASCYVFCPTSEDDAGKEVRIELTTNTAKYSGVVNTVYCGDEAAIWGYLFQTYGLETVIALFLLFAGIITIIFGFSLGIAYQTKFDMEYLGWCVFMAAIWMLGESKMRQLFFPNPSALATLCFVMIMLSPIAIGYYMDTLQKGRYRKVFGVVESIAFLNALICSALHILGIADYIETLPVAHVILAGSVLIGFITMVCDLKRGYVSEKYTFFSIILAMIAIIAESSLVYFRVSASGIFIGIGMIILLCTNLLKTIKNIQKVESRRQRAELNKRRKQMETMSLQMMRTLSTTIEAKDEYTRGHSYRVAEYAALIAEELGWDKKEIRNLKNAAHLHDIGKIGIPDNILNRPTRLTEEEFQVIKEHTVIGAEILKNITLIDHVKEVARSHHERYDGMGYPDGLKGEEIPLYARVIAIADCYDAMKSRRIYRNPLGDEVIYNEISRNCGSQFDPKIAGVFLKMLNEGRVVIREDGKLADKEDNLLNMEAEIEKFISTVMITMKTQEDSEGFDFLTGLPMRNRGEKLAAQFMQQDSGYLVFLDMDNLKKMNDLYGHKAGDRALKLLGSFLMEYAHHSVVCRLGGDEFLMFVPNVSKEKITEIVTEIQEKFEQSKEKDVAIRCASVSAGICEVNKGDPFEECYSKADKALYYVKQNGKGSFFFYQQMEGEKIVGYGTGKDLTLVSKALSASGDYSGALELDYREFAKIYEYMNSMEKRYKCHCYLVMVTLETEADSVLNIEDIEYALECMEQAIRQKIRKVDVCTRYSSMQYLIILFEPDEKTIPNIMERIFSQYREQCGKKKLLLNYEYMSMTEK
- the rpmG gene encoding 50S ribosomal protein L33 → MRVKITLACTECKQRNYNMTKEKKNHPERLETKKYCKFCRTHTLHKETK
- the secE gene encoding preprotein translocase subunit SecE, translating into MQEKEKSAGKGQKRNWFQGLQSEFKKIVWVDKATLVKQTIAVTIITVVLAVIISVFDSAILEGINLLVK
- a CDS encoding exopolysaccharide biosynthesis polyprenyl glycosylphosphotransferase, with the protein product MNRREDFKRFIVFCLASLVVIAQTAVFAYIWYDYYRGLIFEPFWRKGNWVLIAIYGLINVLFSRLYGGLKVGYLKRIDVFYSLTLATICTNIVTYFQITLINRWFLRPWPMIEMTLIQFVIILVWIWGSRYIYSKLYQARKLLVIYGDRDPGDLISKMNSRRDKYDISGKVHISVGEKEIYRMMKEYDGVIIWDLPANIRNRYLKHCFAHSIRCYLSPKISDVILMGSERIHLFDTPLLVAKNMGLSIEQRAAKRLLDIIVSGIGIIVASPLMLIIALCVKFYDRGPVLYRQERLTEGGRPFKICKFRSMCVDSEKNGARLASKHDSRITPVGRVLRNLHLDELPQLFNVFMGDMSLVGPRPERQTLVREYCKEIPEFYYRLKVKAGLTGYAQVYGKYNTTPYDKLKLDLFYIENYSFVLDLKLLMMTVKIFFQKEVSEGVNDNQTNALKDSVDPVKELSEKEPVDPEEKE
- a CDS encoding ABC transporter ATP-binding protein, giving the protein MEEKHAIEVKDLVISYQNLKKTSIKKTLLHLKRQKPDRFVAVKGISFYVREGEILGIIGKNGSGKSTTLNALAGIFSPDSGSIDLNGHSISLLSIGVGFIREMTGRENITLSGMLLGFTEEQVKAKEQEIIDFAEIGEFIDMPVRTYSSGMYSKLAFSITAILETDIMLIDEVLSVGDQKFKKKSYEKMKSLISNKDRTVVIVSHSIETLKQLCDTVMWMHEGQIKRIGDPDEVLDEYVAFMEKS
- the glgD gene encoding glucose-1-phosphate adenylyltransferase subunit GlgD; this translates as MARAFGIVTSSGTHIKVEGLQQYRPIGAFSFLGRYRVIDFPISNMSNSGIDRIQVYVRTKPRSLAEHLGTGRHYNINSKRGKLQLMFAQNSSENDVYNTDIASFYENIEFIERMHEPYVIIAPSYMVYAEDYRELLQTHIDSGADITLLYHSVDNAREKFLNCDILNLNKQKGVESIEKNRGSAQKRNIFMDTYVMSKELFIELIKKARKISSMYTLPQIVNESSADLDIRGVSHRGYFASITDFNSYYNANISLIDIKTAEGLFNPEWPIYTKTNDSCPTQYLEGASVKNSVISNGCLIEGTVENSVIGRGCQIKAGAVIKNSIVLSHTVVGENAHLENQVMDKWAKVIHGNEIIAEEGHPGYIRREDVL
- a CDS encoding ABC transporter permease; this encodes MFKRFRDDMKKYWKYAIYSSKAQLKAEVANSYLNWLWWVLDPLCFMLIYVFMFGYVFKSKEQYFAIFVFVGITLWDFFNKCLLQSVKIIKNNKPIVSKVYIPKFILLVIRICVNGFKMCISLLIIVAMLAIWRVPLTLNILYVIPILITLVTVVFGISCFLLHYGVFVEDLGNVLRIALRLVFYLTGVFWNIMSRLPAPYNNYIGKGNPIAFLITSMRQCVIYGQAPHRKLLLLWFLIGLVLCALGIRKIYKSENSYVKVI
- a CDS encoding glucose-1-phosphate adenylyltransferase gives rise to the protein MKQNNMLAMILAGGRGSRLHELTNKVAKPAVSYGGKYRIVDFPLSNCANSGVDIVGVLTQYESVLLNSYVAAGGRWGLDARESGVFVLPPREKADADLDVYRGTADAISQNIDFIDKYSPEYLLVLSGDHIYKMNYDKMLDYHKEMNADATIAVIEVPMKEASRFGIMNTDGNGRIVEFEEKPEHPKSNLASMGIYIFNWKLLRKILLADMKNPDSHHDFGKDVIPCLLNDNKTLAAYKFKGYWKDVGTIDSLWEANMDLIDSRNELNLNDPTWKIYTEDTPALPQYIGPNAKIDKAFITQGCVVEGEVKHSVLFTGCKVGEGAKIIDSVLMPGVEVAAGAVVQRALVADNVKIGQDAVVGSADSENIELVSKRVKGVE